A portion of the Diprion similis isolate iyDipSimi1 chromosome 4, iyDipSimi1.1, whole genome shotgun sequence genome contains these proteins:
- the LOC124406091 gene encoding tyrosine aminotransferase → MSTTPNRNSWNIEASHIAKNTFNPIRSIVENIVTEPNPNKLMIALSIGDPTTFGNLKPAREVIEAVKESIESGLFNGYAPSTGYQKAREAVAEYSSNEFVKVDPKDVILCSGCSCALDLCITALARPGQNILIPRPGFSIYRTLAEGLGIEVKSYNLQPEYGWEINLDDLEAQIDENTAAIIINNPSNPCGSVFSRGHLADLLEVAARYYVPIIADEIYEHMVFPGRSFHPLASISVDVPILSCSGLTKRFLVPGWRMGWIIIHDRQNILDKEIRKGLQCLSQRIIGSNTIVQGALPAILQNTPQKFYDDVIETLYDHSRLAYSHISKIPGLKPIMPDGAMYMMVYINLACFTEFKSDLEFVQCMLMEESVFCLPGQCFDYPSYIRLVITVPKDMLVEACLRIQDFCERHHCKTSQTINELERIEIEY, encoded by the exons ATGTCCACAACCCCTAATCGTAATTCGTGGAATATCGAGGCATCTCACATCGCTAAAAATACTTTCAACCCAATTCGATCGATCGTTGAAAACATCGTCACCGAACCGAACCCTAACAAGTTGATGATAGCTTTGTCTATAG GTGATCCGACAACCTTTGGCAATCTGAAACCTGCCCGTGAAGTTATCGAGGCTGTCAAGGAAAGTATAGAATCTGGACTCTTCAACGGTTACGCTCCAAGCACTG GATATCAGAAGGCGCGTGAAGCTGTCGCTGAGTATAGTTCCAATGAATTCGTTAAAGTGGATCCCAAG GATGTGATCCTGTGCAGTGGATGTTCTTGCGCTTTAGATCTTTGCATCACGGCACTGGCTAGACCAGGCCAAAATATCTTGATACCACGGCCAGGATTCTCGATATATCGAACCCTCGCCGAAGGGCTTGGAATTGAAGTAAAATCGTACAATCTCCAG CCTGAGTATGGATGGGAGATTAACCTGGACGACCTGGAGGCACAAATAGATGAAAACACCGCAGCCATTATCATAAATAATCCCTCGAATCCCTGCGGTTCTGTTTTTAGTCGCGGTCATCTCGCAGATCTCTTGGAGGTAGCAGCTCGCTACTACGTACCGATCATAGCCGATGAAATTTATGAGCACATG GTTTTCCCAGGACGATCTTTTCATCCGTTGGCTTCTATATCCGTCGATGTGCCAATTTTGTCTTGCAGCGGTCTTACCAAAAG atttttagtaCCAGGATGGAGAATGGGATGGATCATAATTCACGACAGACAGAATATTTTAGATAAAGAG ATTCGCAAAGGTCTCCAGTGTCTCAGTCAAAGAATAATCGGCAGCAATACAATTGTACAGGGCGCGTTGCCAGCGATACTGCAAAACACGCCGCAAAAGTTTTACGACGATGTTATAGAAACGTTATAT GATCACTCGCGGCTCGCCTATAGCCACATATCAAAGATTCCAGGACTGAAGCCGATCATGCCCGACGGTGCCATGTACATGATG GTGTATATCAACCTCGCGTGCTTTACCGAGTTCAAATCCGACCTCGAGTTTGTGCAGTGTATGCTTATGGAGGAATCGGTCTTCTGCCTTCCAGGACAG TGCTTCGATTATCCATCCTACATCCGTCTGGTCATCACAGTCCCGAAGGATATGTTGGTCGAGGCCTGTCTCAGGATTCAGGACTTCTGTGAAAGACATCACTGCAAAACCTCCCAGACAATAAACGAGCTCGAACGTATCGAAATCgagtattaa